A DNA window from Plodia interpunctella isolate USDA-ARS_2022_Savannah chromosome 12, ilPloInte3.2, whole genome shotgun sequence contains the following coding sequences:
- the LOC128674328 gene encoding GILT-like protein 1 isoform X2, with protein MWSKVLFIFVLAGIGRGDGPKQLSVTVLYESKCPDSRSFVLRQLQQAMVLLRDQVQLTLVPFGKADSVDSGYGGFQCQHGPPECQGNIVQDCALSLMANRDDLEKTAYVACEMSTLAGTEGSLMCVQKANVSSAAVSECISSGRGTLLQLHSERVTKQYRPKFIPTVIINGVFNQHIQDMSQFDLIGTLCALLRQKGNCADIYNNNALQYVLG; from the exons atgtggtCTAAAGTActgtttatatttgttttagcGGGCATAGGCCGGGGCGATGGACCAAAACAG CTATCGGTGACAGTTTTGTACGAGAGCAAATGCCCCGACAGTCGGAGCTTCGTGTTGCGGCAACTGCAACAGGCGATGGTGCTGTTACGCGATCAGGTGCAATTGACACTTGTGCCTTTTGGAAAGGCAGAT AGTGTAGATAGTGGATACGGAGGTTTCCAGTGCCAACACGGCCCGCCGGAATGCCAGGGGAATATAGTGCAGGATTGTGCGCTGAGTCTCATGGCGAACAGAGATGACCTTGAGAAGACAGCGTACGTAGCCTGTGAAATGAGTACGCTAGCTGGAACGGAGGGCAGTCTTAtg TGCGTGCAAAAAGCAAACGTATCGTCTGCAGCAGTTAGCGAGTGCATCTCATCAGGGAGAGGCACACTGTTGCAGCTTCACTCGGAACGTGTGACAAAACAGTACAGGCCCAAGTTTATACCCACTGTCATCATTAATGGG GTTTTCAACCAACACATACAAGACATGTCACAGTTCGATCTGATTGGAACTTTGTGTGCGCTACTAAGACAAAAAGGAAACTGTGCAGATATCTACAATAATAACGCCTTGCAGTACGTATTAGGATGA
- the LOC128674328 gene encoding GILT-like protein 1 isoform X1 — protein sequence MWSKVLFIFVLAGIGRGDGPKQLSVTVLYESKCPDSRSFVLRQLQQAMVLLRDQVQLTLVPFGKADSVDSGYGGFQCQHGPPECQGNIVQDCALSLMANRDDLEKTAYVACEMSTLAGTEGSLMCVQKANVSSAAVSECISSGRGTLLQLHSERVTKQYRPKFIPTVIINGVFNQHIQDMSQFDLIGTLCALLRQKGNCADIYNNNALQSTLCQSSGCNVRTCAPNATYGDERKNNTIGSII from the exons atgtggtCTAAAGTActgtttatatttgttttagcGGGCATAGGCCGGGGCGATGGACCAAAACAG CTATCGGTGACAGTTTTGTACGAGAGCAAATGCCCCGACAGTCGGAGCTTCGTGTTGCGGCAACTGCAACAGGCGATGGTGCTGTTACGCGATCAGGTGCAATTGACACTTGTGCCTTTTGGAAAGGCAGAT AGTGTAGATAGTGGATACGGAGGTTTCCAGTGCCAACACGGCCCGCCGGAATGCCAGGGGAATATAGTGCAGGATTGTGCGCTGAGTCTCATGGCGAACAGAGATGACCTTGAGAAGACAGCGTACGTAGCCTGTGAAATGAGTACGCTAGCTGGAACGGAGGGCAGTCTTAtg TGCGTGCAAAAAGCAAACGTATCGTCTGCAGCAGTTAGCGAGTGCATCTCATCAGGGAGAGGCACACTGTTGCAGCTTCACTCGGAACGTGTGACAAAACAGTACAGGCCCAAGTTTATACCCACTGTCATCATTAATGGG GTTTTCAACCAACACATACAAGACATGTCACAGTTCGATCTGATTGGAACTTTGTGTGCGCTACTAAGACAAAAAGGAAACTGTGCAGATATCTACAATAATAACGCCTTGCA ATCTACATTGTGCCAAAGCTCTGGATGCAACGTAAGAACATGCGCTCCGAATGCAACGTacggagatgagagaaagaatAATACTATTGGTAGTATCATATAA
- the LOC128674327 gene encoding CLIP domain-containing serine protease B4-like gives MAFELHVLILCFFEWTVMAQFGSMTISVGMGGVRMDEENLSIRGGCPPNTACKPISSCPLLEDLLDFSCFSSDKYFHRLNQLTCGHANNEDYVCCPSCDCTRVFSEGTQRCGQSMVKANNYSGIGAHPWVARIGFSHKETGNVRFACSGSIISKRIVLTAAHCALAKPEGYKLSTVVVGEWDTSRSPDCNEFFCAPPTQAIKVENVVVHVGYEQKIFRHDIALIVLKEEIKYSVTAAPVCLNDRPEVVINERAYLVGWGKLSGQNNAVSRQQMLDVPLVTLETCESIFGQSVPIHEGQLCAGGEEGRDACSGFGGAPLLLYRDEKFVQVGIVSFGSENCGSEGVPSVYTNVAHYYQWIVDNSPSF, from the exons ATGGCTTTTGAATTGCATGTGTTGATTTTGTGCTTTTTTGAATGGACTGTTATGGCTCAATTTGGGT CGATGACAATCAGTGTCGGCATGGGTGGCGTAAGAATGGACGAAGAAAATTTGAGTATAagg ggCGGTTGTCCACCAAACACGGCGTGTAAACCAATAAGCTCCTGTCCGTTGTTAGAAGACTTGTTAGACTTCTCGTGTTTCTCTTCCGATAA ATACTTTCACCGTCTCAACCAGCTCACATGCGGTCACGCTAACAATGAAGACTATGTATGCTGTCCCTCCTGCGACTGCACAAGGGTCTTCAGCGAAGGCACCCAGAGATGCGGACAGAGTATGGTCAAAGCTAATAACTATAGTGGGATTGGAGCTCATCCATGGGTTGCCAGGATTGGTTTCTCCC ACAAGGAGACTGGAAATGTAAGGTTTGCCTGCAGTGGATCCATAATATCCAAACGTATAGTGCTTACTGCTGCACACTGTGCTTTGGCTAAGCCAGAAGGATACAAATT ATCCACAGTAGTAGTAGGCGAATGGGACACCAGTCGCAGCCCTGACTGCAACGAGTTCTTCTGTGCCCCACCCACACAAGCCATCAAGGTGGAAAACGTGGTCGTTCACGTCGGCTACGAGCAGAAGATATTCAGGCACGATATAGCTCTGATAGTACTCAAAGAGGAGATCAAATATTCAG TGACAGCGGCGCCGGTCTGCCTCAACGACAGACCGGAAGTGGTTATAAACGAGCGGGCCTATCTGGTTGGCTGGGGCAAACTGTCAGGACAGAATAATGCG GTCAGTCGCCAACAGATGCTAGACGTTCCCCTGGTGACCCTGGAGACCTGTGAGAGTATCTTTGGTCAGTCCGTGCCCATCCACGAGGGGCAGCTGTGTGCGGGGGGTGAGGAGGGGAGGGACGCCTGCTCCGGCTTTGGAGGGGCACCTCTGCTTTTATACAGAGATGAGAAGTTTGTGCAG GTGGGTATAGTATCATTCGGGTCAGAAAACTGCGGCAGTGAGGGGGTTCCCAGCGTGTACACAAACGTGGCACACTATTACCAATGGATCGTTGACAATTCGCCatcgttttaa
- the LOC128674340 gene encoding uncharacterized protein LOC128674340: protein MAEEPKPCKPLVLNNLLIQNVNTWGNVQYNIPLRLSANETRTGTSIALRHIPPIPHAMDCKIDEPLPKRVTGRDMVTEKETYRTTTGEYCVKPNPNKAMERSDCAINCRRVSFMTGVEKRLQAKSIVQPTIMSEMKSSFQGAQRPAMAPQDIIIKAPDPEFIFDVVASGRNEATAITDSDLGFQRLLDPYVSTYRFYHKPFTTEDQYGIAAKDHITFYSEFDVPKVRGFGPQHKEIWMPQLSKVHRNVYDRIHVKKEAKEVAACHNPVNNIKGVFISETKRKYKLPFALSPNASWTHGEDFHLAPFPPNPWQTNIAPFMYCSDYCHIAQGTRPSTVIDQMVHELPPRPESNRRYIVSRDYGP from the exons ATGGCCGAAGAACCAAAGCCGTGCAAGCCGTTGGTTTTAAACAACCTTTTGATCCAGAATGTGAACACATGGGGTAATGTGCAGTATAATATTCCCCTGAGGTTGTCCGCCAATGAGACGCGCACAGGAACCAGTATTGCTCTCAGGCATATACCACCGATTCCTCACGCGATGGATTGT AAAATCGACGAGCCGCTTCCCAAAAGAGTGACAGGTCGCGACATGGTCACAGAAAAGGAGACGTATAGAACTACCACAGGGGAGTACTGTGTCAAACCAAACCCGAATAAGGCTATGGAGAGGTCGGACTGTGCCATCAACTGCAGGAGAGTCAGCTTCATGACTGGAGTAGAGAAACGG CTGCAAGCAAAGAGCATAGTGCAGCCGACAATTATGTCCGAAATGAAGTCAAGCTTTCAAGGGGCGCAGAGACCGGCCATGGCCCCGCAAGACATCATAATCAAAGCGCCCGATCcagaatttatatttgat GTCGTAGCATCCGGAAGGAATGAAGCCACAGCAATAACGGACAGCGATTTGGGTTTCCAACGGCTGCTAGACCCTTACGTGTCCACCTACAGGTTCTATCACAAGCCCTTCACTACTGAAGACCAATATGGAATCGCGGCGAAGGACCATATCACTTTCTACTCAGAGTTTGACGTGCCGAAG GTCAGAGGATTCGGTCCTCAACACAAGGAGATTTGGATGCCTCAACTGTCCAAAGTCCACAGAAATGTCTACGACAGGATCCACGTGAAGAAAGAGGCTAAGGAAGTCGCAGCTTGTCATAACCCCGTAAATAATATCAAGGG GGTATTCATATCTGAAACGAAGAGAAAATACAAGTTGCCTTTCGCTCTTTCGCCCAACGCTTCCTGGACTCACGGAGAGGACTTCCACCTAGCGCCCTTCCCACCCAATCCCTGGCAGACCAACATTGCGCCTTTTATGTACTGCAGCGACTACTGCCATATCGCCCAAGGTACCAGGCCGAGCACTGTCATCGACCAGATGGTGCACGAGCTACCCCCGAGACCAGAATCTAATAGGAGATATATCGTGTCACGGGATTATGGTccgtaa
- the LOC128674328 gene encoding GILT-like protein 1 isoform X3, with amino-acid sequence MVLLRDQVQLTLVPFGKADSVDSGYGGFQCQHGPPECQGNIVQDCALSLMANRDDLEKTAYVACEMSTLAGTEGSLMCVQKANVSSAAVSECISSGRGTLLQLHSERVTKQYRPKFIPTVIINGVFNQHIQDMSQFDLIGTLCALLRQKGNCADIYNNNALQSTLCQSSGCNVRTCAPNATYGDERKNNTIGSII; translated from the exons ATGGTGCTGTTACGCGATCAGGTGCAATTGACACTTGTGCCTTTTGGAAAGGCAGAT AGTGTAGATAGTGGATACGGAGGTTTCCAGTGCCAACACGGCCCGCCGGAATGCCAGGGGAATATAGTGCAGGATTGTGCGCTGAGTCTCATGGCGAACAGAGATGACCTTGAGAAGACAGCGTACGTAGCCTGTGAAATGAGTACGCTAGCTGGAACGGAGGGCAGTCTTAtg TGCGTGCAAAAAGCAAACGTATCGTCTGCAGCAGTTAGCGAGTGCATCTCATCAGGGAGAGGCACACTGTTGCAGCTTCACTCGGAACGTGTGACAAAACAGTACAGGCCCAAGTTTATACCCACTGTCATCATTAATGGG GTTTTCAACCAACACATACAAGACATGTCACAGTTCGATCTGATTGGAACTTTGTGTGCGCTACTAAGACAAAAAGGAAACTGTGCAGATATCTACAATAATAACGCCTTGCA ATCTACATTGTGCCAAAGCTCTGGATGCAACGTAAGAACATGCGCTCCGAATGCAACGTacggagatgagagaaagaatAATACTATTGGTAGTATCATATAA
- the LOC128674339 gene encoding uncharacterized protein LOC128674339 — protein sequence MYRPATLKHSVSDQNVFLTYVCTIEHIKPENFDQKRNSSSYFDGEVEEFDEEDPPIQVERSKALHELVESHRNDRSSLKGPDDSSARLTATTSAEDSDYSENDNNDVEKQPNILKLTKMKWLTEEQPGSPDSSSPNLTPALSSTSTNCSRESESDLNASFSSDKYLSTILRLDKEHNLFGLSNIAIVGSRPSKKIKNQDDRPVFHQTAIVQVCCGMGCCRHMSRTDLPASLKCPTCRPCCGSASGCSTCAIPCPPAVCPPSSACPICPSVKCNECPQSFGLTISISRKPKFEPSPIEITPRSSCVLQKPFAARSCHHCPQCVPPSSCFPYLMPCFWPSRAGAPCNNPAQCFHNPPCRPPRKKGTGQPAGKPEVCPPKCEENAQKCINQSCLGKNAEFKKELEKHFGKNARKESR from the exons atgtacCGCCCGGCAACTTTAAAACACAGTGTATCAGACCAAAATGTTTTTCTCACTTACGTGTGCACTATAGAACACATAAAACCAGAAAACTTCGATCAAAAACGGAACAGCAGTAGTTATTTCGATGGAGAAGTGGAAGAG TTTGATGAAGAAGATCCGCCAATTCAAGTGGAAAGATCGAAAGCGCTCCACGAGCTTGTCGAATCACATAGAAACGATAGGTCTAGTCTGAAAGGACCTGATGATTCGTCCGCTCGTCTC ACTGCTACTACATCAGCAGAGGACAGCGATTATTCCGAAAATGACAACAATGACGTGGAAAAGCAACCTAACATCCTAAAACTTACTAAGATGAAGTGGCTCACTGAAGAACAGCCAGGATCTCCTGACTCTAG CTCACCAAACTTGACTCCAGCACTGTCATCAACAAGCACAAACTGCAGCAGAGAATCAGAATCGGACCTGAATGCTTCCTTCAGCAGTGACAAGTATCTGTCCACCATCCTACGTTTGGACAAGGAGCATAACCTGTTTGGGCTGTCGAACATAGCCATCGTAGGATCGCGACCATCGAAGAAGATCAAGAATCAAGATGACAGGCCCGTGTTCCACCAGACGGCGATAGTGCAAGTGTGCTGTGGGATGGGGTGCTGCAGGCATATG agTAGAACAGATTTGCCGGCATCCCTAAAG TGTCCAACTTGTCGCCCCTGTTGCGGGAGCGCATCTGGCTGCTCAACCTGCGCCATCCCATGTCCGCCTGCGGTGTGTCCACCGTCGTCAGCTTGC CCAATATGTCCATCTGTAAAGTGCAATGAATGTCCCCAAAGCTTTGGATTGACG atatCAATTTCGAGAAAGCCGAAATTTGAACCCTCACcg ATTGAAATAACTCCGCGATCCAGCTGTGTTCTTCAAAag CCGTTTGCAGCAAGATCCTGTCACCATTGCCCTCAATGCGTGCCACCGTCCTCTTGCTTCCCCTACCTAATGCCCTGTTTCTGGCCTTCGCGCGCCGGCGCCCCCTGCAACAACCCAGCCCAATGTTTCCACAACCCCCCCTGCAGACCCCCAAGGAAGAAGGGAACAGGACAGCCAGCAGGGAAGCCCGAAGTTTGCCCACCG AAATGTGAAGAAAATGCACAAAAATGCATCAATCAAAGTTGTCTTGGT AAAAATGCCGAGTTCAAAAAAGAATTGGAGAAGCACTTTGGCAAAAATGCACGCAAAGAGAGCCGTTGA